A window of Trichocoleus sp. contains these coding sequences:
- a CDS encoding TniQ family protein: MPNKRLRVYESWNLIPPVIPERSRLYSLQPIGLGTPNAESLISYAARLADAHCVSLGELMSREVIPLVVKELNKNLRKKVSKSSWLLTYWWLSQPKKAPEVVLAFETLTLQEHLWLLTLLPLGRCSPFLLDHALCEYRTWCPACLQEWQNAGRTIHEPLLWSLRSVTVCPYHKQRLHSRCVWCDGHQTIVSENLRVGYCSKCQNWLGIPLEMYRGHVAEEEIKQQAWLNEFLRDLLIITPVLNTEACEQIKSSWDNIKRIFRRKFRQTLRRGYAASELLKKQGFEEFVKYCYSSRKSAKDLLALDQLWVDSKVKDNG, from the coding sequence GTGCCAAATAAAAGGTTGAGGGTTTACGAATCATGGAACTTAATACCTCCTGTCATTCCAGAACGTAGCCGTTTGTATTCTCTACAGCCTATTGGACTAGGGACACCCAATGCAGAAAGCTTGATAAGCTACGCAGCTCGATTGGCTGATGCCCATTGTGTAAGTCTGGGAGAGCTGATGTCTAGAGAAGTCATTCCGCTTGTTGTAAAAGAGTTGAACAAGAATTTACGGAAAAAGGTTTCAAAATCTTCTTGGCTTCTAACTTACTGGTGGCTAAGCCAGCCTAAAAAAGCGCCAGAAGTTGTTCTAGCTTTTGAGACGTTGACCTTACAAGAACACCTGTGGCTATTGACTTTGCTTCCTCTTGGGAGGTGTAGTCCTTTTTTGTTAGATCATGCACTTTGTGAGTACCGTACATGGTGCCCTGCCTGCCTACAGGAATGGCAGAATGCTGGACGCACTATACATGAACCCTTGCTTTGGTCTTTACGGTCTGTGACAGTGTGCCCATATCATAAACAGCGTTTACACTCCCGTTGTGTCTGGTGCGATGGGCACCAGACGATTGTTAGTGAAAATTTAAGGGTAGGATACTGCTCAAAATGCCAGAACTGGCTTGGGATCCCCCTTGAGATGTATCGTGGTCATGTTGCCGAAGAAGAGATTAAGCAGCAGGCTTGGCTTAATGAGTTCCTGCGTGATCTGTTGATTATTACTCCAGTCTTGAATACAGAGGCATGTGAACAGATTAAGTCTTCTTGGGATAACATAAAGAGAATTTTTAGACGTAAATTTCGACAAACACTACGCCGAGGTTATGCGGCAAGTGAGTTGTTGAAAAAGCAAGGCTTTGAGGAGTTTGTGAAGTACTGTTACTCCTCTCGAAAATCAGCTAAAGATTTGCTGGCTTTAGATCAACTTTGGGTTGATAGCAAGGTAAAGGATAATGGCTAA